From Pandoraea norimbergensis, the proteins below share one genomic window:
- a CDS encoding flagellar basal body L-ring protein FlgH: protein MSVQSAKSTDSVTQRTASPARYLALMAAVALSGLAGCAYVPQEPVVQGPTTTRPPPPPMAADPEGSIYRPIYSNRPLFEDRRPRNVGDILTITINENTAASKNSAANTSRAGSGSLALNQMPGVVGGVFNNQSLDANGANKFDAKGAANANNVFSGQITVTVMEVLGNGNLTVAGEKQIAINQGTEYIKFSGVVSPQTISGANTVPSTQVADARIEYRGKGYINEAETMGWLQRFFLNVSPF from the coding sequence ATGTCAGTTCAGTCAGCCAAATCGACCGATTCAGTTACTCAACGTACCGCAAGCCCGGCGCGGTACCTCGCGCTGATGGCCGCCGTCGCGTTGAGCGGTCTGGCCGGCTGCGCCTACGTACCGCAGGAACCGGTGGTGCAAGGCCCGACCACCACGCGCCCGCCGCCCCCGCCGATGGCGGCCGATCCGGAAGGGTCGATCTATCGCCCGATCTACTCGAACCGGCCGTTGTTCGAAGACCGCCGTCCGCGTAACGTCGGCGATATTCTGACCATCACGATCAACGAGAACACGGCGGCCAGCAAGAATTCGGCTGCCAACACCAGCCGCGCCGGCAGCGGCTCGCTCGCGCTCAATCAGATGCCGGGCGTCGTGGGCGGGGTGTTCAACAACCAGAGTCTGGATGCCAATGGCGCGAACAAGTTCGACGCCAAGGGGGCGGCCAACGCCAACAACGTGTTCTCGGGACAGATCACCGTGACCGTGATGGAAGTGCTCGGCAACGGCAACCTGACGGTGGCCGGTGAGAAGCAGATCGCGATCAATCAGGGCACGGAGTACATCAAGTTTTCGGGCGTCGTCAGCCCGCAGACGATTTCGGGCGCGAATACCGTGCCTTCGACGCAGGTGGCCGATGCGCGCATCGAATACCGTGGCAAGGGCTACATCAACGAAGCCGAAACCATGGGCTGGCTGCAACGCTTCTTCCTTAACGTTTCGCCGTTCTGA
- the flgK gene encoding flagellar hook-associated protein FlgK translates to MSLINIGMSGLNAAQFALNTTGNNISNSGTAGYNRQIVSYTQADSQFAGVGYIGSGVLVSDVSRVYDQFLAGQANQAQTQYSQLNTYYQQISQINNALGSSTTGLSASMSSFFTNLQTIVTAPNNSATRATVISSAQTLTSMFQSLSGALSSLRTAVNGNLTQSTEQINTYAKQIATLNDAILQAQGNGGGVTPNDLLDQRDQAVASLNAIVQTNVVKNTDGSYNVFVGNGQSLVMGNSAYQMTTVPSTSDPSQLTVAYVSPNGTKIPIPESSITGGSLAGLLSFRSGALTQAQNSLGQIALSLAGTFNAQNQLGLDLYGQMGGNFFTVPSPTIIANTGNSGAATLNASITDASKITASDYSVTYDGTNYTMTRLTDGAKWTAGAPATPGTPLNFQDSSGAAFADGFKVTVGNMAAGDSFTIQPTRNAAQNIGVAITDPGKIALAAPVIASAGSSNGGSLKVDQGSVDASYLSNVLTGPVNFTFSKNATTGALTLVAPSPMTVTVNGVTTSYAAGDTVPYDATNGAKITMGGVTVNVSGTPADGDKFTIAPNTSGAVTDNRNGLALSALQNDKTKVGGSQSYTSAYANLVSYVGSTTNTYKATSAAQQTLLQQAQGAQQSNSGVNLDEEAANLIKYQQLYQANSKVIQTASSLFDTILQMVN, encoded by the coding sequence ATGAGCCTAATCAATATTGGCATGAGCGGGCTGAACGCCGCCCAGTTCGCCCTCAACACCACCGGCAACAATATCTCCAATTCGGGGACGGCCGGCTACAACCGACAGATCGTCAGCTACACCCAGGCGGACAGCCAGTTCGCGGGCGTGGGCTATATCGGTTCGGGCGTGCTGGTGAGCGACGTGTCGCGGGTGTACGACCAGTTTCTGGCAGGTCAGGCCAATCAGGCGCAGACCCAGTACAGCCAGCTCAACACTTATTACCAGCAGATCTCGCAGATCAACAACGCGCTGGGTAGCTCGACGACCGGCCTGTCGGCCTCGATGTCCTCGTTCTTCACGAACTTGCAGACCATCGTGACCGCGCCGAACAACTCGGCCACCCGCGCCACGGTCATCTCGTCGGCCCAGACGCTCACGAGCATGTTCCAGTCGCTCTCGGGCGCGCTCTCGTCGCTGCGTACGGCCGTGAACGGCAATCTCACCCAGTCGACCGAGCAGATCAACACCTACGCCAAGCAGATCGCCACGTTGAACGACGCGATTCTGCAAGCGCAGGGCAATGGCGGCGGCGTCACCCCGAACGACCTGCTCGACCAGCGCGATCAGGCGGTGGCCAGCCTGAACGCTATCGTCCAGACGAACGTCGTGAAGAACACCGACGGTTCGTACAACGTGTTCGTGGGCAACGGCCAGTCGCTCGTGATGGGCAACTCGGCGTACCAGATGACCACGGTGCCGTCGACGAGCGATCCGTCGCAGCTGACCGTCGCGTATGTGTCGCCCAACGGCACCAAGATCCCCATTCCGGAATCGTCGATCACCGGCGGCTCGCTGGCCGGTCTGCTCTCGTTCCGTAGCGGCGCGCTCACGCAGGCGCAGAACTCGCTGGGCCAGATCGCGCTGTCGCTGGCCGGTACGTTCAACGCACAGAACCAACTCGGTCTGGACCTGTACGGCCAGATGGGCGGCAACTTCTTCACGGTGCCGAGCCCGACGATCATTGCGAACACCGGCAATTCCGGTGCGGCGACGCTTAACGCGTCGATCACCGACGCCTCGAAGATCACGGCCAGCGACTACTCCGTGACCTACGACGGCACCAACTACACCATGACGCGCCTGACCGATGGCGCCAAGTGGACGGCAGGCGCACCGGCGACGCCGGGCACGCCCCTGAATTTCCAGGACAGCAGCGGCGCGGCGTTTGCCGATGGCTTCAAGGTCACGGTCGGCAATATGGCCGCCGGCGACAGCTTCACGATCCAGCCGACCCGCAACGCTGCGCAGAACATCGGCGTCGCGATCACGGACCCGGGCAAGATTGCGCTAGCCGCGCCGGTCATCGCCTCGGCGGGCAGCAGCAACGGCGGCTCGCTCAAGGTCGATCAGGGCTCGGTTGACGCCAGCTACCTGTCGAACGTCCTGACGGGGCCGGTGAACTTCACGTTCAGCAAGAACGCGACGACCGGCGCGCTCACGCTCGTCGCGCCGTCGCCGATGACGGTGACCGTCAACGGTGTGACGACGTCTTACGCCGCGGGCGACACCGTGCCGTACGACGCCACCAACGGCGCCAAGATCACGATGGGCGGTGTGACCGTGAACGTGAGCGGCACCCCGGCCGACGGCGACAAGTTCACCATCGCCCCGAACACCTCGGGCGCGGTGACGGACAACCGTAACGGTCTGGCACTGTCGGCGCTGCAAAACGACAAGACCAAGGTGGGCGGCTCGCAGAGCTACACGTCGGCGTATGCCAATCTGGTGTCGTATGTCGGTTCGACCACGAACACCTACAAGGCGACCAGCGCTGCGCAGCAAACGCTGCTGCAACAGGCTCAGGGCGCCCAGCAATCGAATTCCGGCGTGAACCTCGACGAAGAGGCAGCCAACCTGATCAAGTATCAACAGCTTTATCAGGCCAACTCCAAGGTCATTCAGACAGCGTCGTCGTTGTTCGACACGATCCTGCAAATGGTCAACTAA
- the fliM gene encoding flagellar motor switch protein FliM → MAHEEFLSQEEVDALLKGVTGEQDDRSESEDHSGIRPYNIATQERIVRGRMPTLEIINDRFSRLFRIALFNFMRRSAEISVSPVRVQKYSEFIRNLPVPTNLNLVHIKPLRGTALFVFDPNLVFLVVDNLFGGDGRFHTRVEGRDFTQTEQRIIARLLDLVFENYGASWKPVHPVEFEYVRAEMHTQFANVATPNEVVVTTTFDIEFGSVGGEFHICMPYSMIEPLRDQLSSPLQGETLEVDKRWVRLLSQQVQAADVEIVTNLSQIDMTLSQLLNMRVGDVIPLDVPELLEAKVDGVPVMHCNYGVFNGQYALRVNQMINHSHSDYTKDNE, encoded by the coding sequence ATGGCGCATGAGGAGTTCCTGTCGCAGGAAGAAGTCGATGCCCTTCTAAAGGGTGTCACCGGCGAACAGGATGACCGGTCGGAGTCGGAAGATCATTCCGGCATCCGCCCATACAACATCGCGACGCAAGAGCGCATCGTGCGCGGGCGCATGCCCACGCTCGAGATCATCAACGACCGCTTCTCGCGCCTGTTCCGCATCGCGCTGTTCAACTTCATGCGCCGCAGCGCCGAAATTTCGGTCAGCCCGGTGCGCGTGCAGAAGTACAGCGAGTTCATTCGTAACCTGCCCGTCCCGACCAACCTGAATCTGGTCCACATCAAACCGCTGCGCGGCACGGCCCTGTTCGTGTTCGACCCGAACCTCGTGTTCCTCGTGGTGGATAACCTGTTCGGCGGCGACGGCCGGTTCCATACCCGCGTCGAAGGGCGTGACTTCACGCAGACCGAGCAACGCATCATCGCGCGCCTCCTCGATCTGGTGTTCGAGAACTACGGCGCGTCGTGGAAGCCGGTGCATCCGGTCGAATTCGAATACGTGCGCGCCGAAATGCACACGCAGTTCGCCAACGTCGCCACGCCCAACGAAGTGGTGGTCACCACCACGTTCGACATCGAGTTCGGCTCGGTCGGCGGCGAATTCCACATCTGCATGCCCTACTCGATGATCGAGCCCCTGCGCGACCAGCTCTCGAGCCCGCTGCAAGGCGAGACGCTCGAAGTCGACAAGCGCTGGGTGCGGCTGCTCTCGCAGCAGGTGCAGGCCGCCGATGTGGAAATCGTGACCAACCTCTCGCAGATCGACATGACGCTCTCGCAGTTGCTCAACATGCGCGTGGGCGACGTGATTCCGCTCGACGTGCCCGAGCTGCTCGAAGCCAAGGTCGACGGTGTGCCGGTCATGCATTGCAATTACGGCGTCTTCAACGGTCAATACGCTTTGCGCGTGAACCAGATGATCAACCATTCGCATAGCGATTACACGAAGGACAACGAGTGA
- the flgJ gene encoding flagellar assembly peptidoglycan hydrolase FlgJ: MADGNRLAGKNLPDLTQRATYDMQGLTALRAAAHQQTPQATQQAAKQFEAVFTQMMMKSMRDATMSGGLLGSDQEKMFNGMLDDQLAQQLASHKGMGLADLMLKQLAQTGTTLPPAAMGRQQSLQGRAYNSADAIGVADGAPVVAGEFVDRMASAAQSASAQSGIPARFMLSQAALESGWGKREIRRSDGSTSHNVFGIKAGKNWTGPTVEVATTEYVGGQPRKVMAKFRAYNSYDEAFADYAKLISNNPRYAQVVASANDAASFANNLQRAGYATDPQYANKLMKIMKHFA; this comes from the coding sequence ATGGCGGACGGCAACCGACTCGCTGGCAAGAACCTGCCCGATCTGACGCAGCGTGCGACCTACGACATGCAGGGCCTCACCGCCTTGCGCGCCGCCGCGCATCAGCAGACGCCGCAGGCCACCCAGCAGGCGGCCAAGCAGTTCGAAGCCGTCTTCACGCAGATGATGATGAAGAGCATGCGCGACGCCACGATGTCCGGCGGCCTGCTCGGCAGCGATCAGGAAAAGATGTTCAACGGCATGCTCGACGATCAGCTTGCCCAGCAACTCGCCTCGCACAAGGGCATGGGGCTGGCCGACCTGATGCTCAAGCAGCTCGCCCAGACCGGCACCACGCTGCCACCCGCCGCCATGGGCCGCCAGCAGTCGCTGCAAGGCCGTGCCTACAACTCGGCCGACGCCATCGGCGTGGCCGACGGCGCCCCGGTGGTCGCGGGCGAATTTGTCGACCGCATGGCCTCGGCCGCGCAGAGCGCCAGCGCGCAAAGCGGTATCCCGGCACGGTTCATGCTGAGTCAGGCGGCGCTGGAGTCCGGTTGGGGCAAGCGTGAGATCCGTCGCAGCGACGGCAGCACCAGCCACAACGTGTTCGGCATCAAGGCGGGTAAGAACTGGACCGGGCCGACGGTGGAAGTCGCCACCACGGAATACGTGGGCGGCCAGCCGCGCAAGGTCATGGCCAAGTTCCGGGCGTACAACTCGTATGACGAGGCGTTTGCCGACTACGCCAAGCTGATTTCGAACAACCCGCGCTACGCGCAGGTGGTGGCCAGCGCCAACGACGCGGCAAGCTTCGCCAACAACCTGCAACGCGCCGGCTACGCGACCGACCCGCAGTACGCGAACAAGCTGATGAAGATCATGAAGCACTTCGCCTGA
- the fliR gene encoding flagellar biosynthetic protein FliR produces the protein MISFTYDQLSGVIAAFLFPFVRLLALTMSAPLFGDSAVPATVKIGLAGIVALALAPMLGPMPAVSPFSWEGLWILTQQLMIGAALGWCMQIVFSAISMAGDFVGLQMGLSFATLLTPNSDGSTAVLGMFLNVVAMLVFLATNGHLVMYATLVQSFAVLPISGTPISAGGWQYLASLGGQLFTLALMLSLPLVAALLICNLALGILNRAAPQLNIFAVGFPLTLAVGLFVLELMMPRIAPVMDHFTSLGVDMMIRATAAFVPKA, from the coding sequence TTGATCAGCTTCACCTACGACCAGCTCTCGGGCGTCATTGCGGCGTTCCTGTTTCCGTTCGTCCGGCTGCTGGCGCTCACGATGAGCGCACCGCTCTTCGGCGACTCGGCGGTGCCGGCGACGGTCAAGATCGGGCTCGCGGGCATTGTCGCCCTCGCGCTGGCACCGATGCTCGGCCCCATGCCGGCCGTGTCGCCGTTCTCGTGGGAAGGGCTGTGGATTCTGACGCAGCAGCTCATGATCGGCGCCGCGCTCGGCTGGTGCATGCAGATCGTGTTCTCGGCGATCAGCATGGCGGGCGACTTCGTGGGCTTGCAGATGGGTCTGTCGTTTGCCACACTGCTCACCCCCAACAGCGACGGCAGCACTGCCGTGCTCGGCATGTTCCTGAACGTGGTGGCGATGCTGGTGTTTCTCGCCACCAACGGCCACTTGGTGATGTACGCCACGCTCGTCCAGAGCTTTGCGGTGTTGCCGATCTCGGGTACACCGATCTCGGCAGGCGGCTGGCAGTATCTCGCCTCGCTGGGCGGGCAGCTCTTTACGCTGGCACTGATGCTCTCGTTGCCGCTGGTGGCGGCCCTGCTGATCTGCAATCTGGCGCTCGGCATTCTTAACCGCGCGGCGCCTCAGCTCAACATCTTTGCCGTGGGCTTTCCGCTCACGCTGGCCGTCGGCCTCTTCGTGCTCGAACTGATGATGCCGCGCATCGCGCCGGTGATGGACCACTTCACCTCGCTCGGCGTGGACATGATGATCCGCGCCACAGCAGCCTTCGTCCCCAAGGCCTGA
- the fliP gene encoding flagellar type III secretion system pore protein FliP (The bacterial flagellar biogenesis protein FliP forms a type III secretion system (T3SS)-type pore required for flagellar assembly.) translates to MAQATLPALTTTPAPGGGQTYSLSVQTMLLLTSLGFLPAMLLMMTAFTRIIIVLSLLRHAIGVTTSPPNQILIGLALFLTFFVMSPVFDKAYTDAYQPFAANKISFEQAIDTGAKPFHAFMLKQTREADLALFAKLAKTPPMNGPEDVPMRILVPAFATSELKTAFQIGFTIFIPFLIIDLVVASVLMAMGMMMVSPSTVSLPFKLMLFVVVDGWQLLLGSLAQSFNM, encoded by the coding sequence ATGGCACAGGCCACCCTGCCGGCGCTCACCACCACGCCCGCCCCGGGCGGCGGACAGACGTACTCGCTGTCCGTGCAGACGATGTTGCTGCTCACGTCGCTGGGCTTCCTGCCCGCGATGTTGCTGATGATGACCGCCTTCACGCGCATCATCATCGTGCTCTCGCTGCTGCGTCACGCCATCGGCGTGACCACTTCGCCGCCGAACCAGATTCTCATCGGACTGGCGCTGTTCCTGACCTTCTTCGTGATGTCGCCGGTCTTCGACAAGGCGTACACCGACGCCTATCAGCCGTTCGCCGCTAACAAGATCAGCTTCGAACAGGCCATCGACACCGGCGCCAAGCCGTTCCACGCGTTCATGCTCAAGCAGACACGCGAAGCCGACCTCGCGCTCTTCGCCAAGCTGGCCAAGACGCCGCCGATGAACGGCCCGGAAGACGTGCCCATGCGCATCCTTGTGCCGGCGTTCGCCACGAGTGAGTTGAAAACGGCCTTCCAGATCGGCTTCACGATCTTCATTCCGTTCCTGATCATCGATCTGGTGGTCGCGAGCGTGCTGATGGCCATGGGGATGATGATGGTCTCGCCCTCCACCGTGTCGCTGCCGTTCAAGTTGATGCTGTTCGTGGTGGTCGATGGCTGGCAATTGCTACTGGGCTCGCTGGCCCAGAGCTTCAACATGTAG
- the fliO gene encoding flagellar biosynthetic protein FliO, with protein MAQAAALAKSRAWLPGARPTGITATLPARLAGLFRLPFSLFTASTLLVANAAHAQGTASQAAAVPSLGGAGIVQTGLGLVFVLALLFGLAWLAKRFGLQRPLGGGNVRIVGSAAVGQRERVVVVEVAGDWVVLGVAPGQVRALHTIDAQRVADLPATPSGPTPGAQANRAAQAFAQKLRESMKKDS; from the coding sequence ATGGCACAAGCAGCAGCGCTCGCAAAGTCGCGAGCGTGGCTGCCGGGCGCACGCCCTACTGGCATCACAGCCACCCTCCCGGCACGTCTCGCCGGTCTGTTCCGCCTCCCATTCAGTCTCTTCACTGCGTCCACGCTGCTGGTAGCGAACGCCGCGCACGCGCAAGGCACCGCTTCGCAAGCGGCGGCCGTGCCGAGTCTGGGCGGTGCCGGCATCGTGCAGACCGGGCTGGGCCTCGTGTTCGTGCTCGCGCTGCTCTTCGGGCTGGCGTGGCTCGCCAAGCGATTCGGCCTGCAACGCCCCTTGGGCGGCGGTAACGTGCGCATTGTCGGCAGCGCCGCCGTGGGTCAGCGCGAACGCGTGGTCGTGGTGGAAGTGGCCGGTGACTGGGTCGTACTGGGCGTTGCCCCGGGTCAGGTCCGCGCCCTGCACACCATCGACGCCCAGCGCGTCGCCGACCTGCCTGCCACGCCGAGCGGCCCGACCCCGGGTGCGCAGGCCAACCGCGCCGCGCAAGCCTTTGCGCAAAAGCTGCGCGAATCGATGAAAAAGGATTCCTGA
- a CDS encoding flagellar basal body P-ring protein FlgI, producing MAKALVKALVVAGAAGFAMLAPGAAHAERLKELASIQGVRDNQLIGYGLVAGLDNSGDQTTQTPFTVQSMTNMLSQLGITVAPGTNMQLKNVAAVMVTATLPAFTRPGQPIDVVVSSMGNAKSLRGGTLLMTPLKGPDGQVYALAQGNLLVGGAGASANGSSVTVNQLASGRIPNGAIVERSVPTAMGGQPGTIQMELNATDFSTAQRVVDAVNRRFGYSTAQALDGRVILLRTPTDPSARVQFLAQLESIEVKPDNSAARVIINARTGSVVMNQNVTIQQCAVAHGNLSVVIDTQNNVSQPAPFSGGQTVVAPNSQISVQQENNALKLVKAGANLADVVKALNSLGASPADLMSILQAMKASGALRADLEII from the coding sequence ATGGCGAAGGCGCTAGTCAAAGCGCTCGTCGTCGCGGGAGCCGCTGGCTTCGCGATGCTCGCGCCCGGTGCCGCGCATGCCGAGCGCCTGAAGGAACTGGCCTCGATTCAGGGCGTGCGCGACAACCAGCTGATCGGCTACGGCCTCGTGGCCGGCCTCGACAACTCGGGCGACCAGACCACGCAGACGCCATTTACCGTGCAGAGCATGACGAACATGCTCTCGCAGCTCGGTATTACCGTGGCGCCCGGCACCAACATGCAGTTGAAGAACGTGGCGGCGGTGATGGTGACTGCCACGCTGCCGGCGTTCACGCGCCCGGGCCAGCCGATCGACGTCGTCGTCTCGTCGATGGGTAACGCCAAGAGCCTGCGCGGCGGCACGTTGCTCATGACCCCGCTCAAGGGGCCGGACGGTCAGGTCTACGCGCTCGCGCAGGGCAACCTGCTGGTGGGCGGCGCTGGCGCGTCGGCCAACGGGTCGAGCGTGACGGTCAACCAACTCGCGTCGGGCCGGATTCCGAACGGCGCGATTGTCGAGCGCAGTGTCCCGACCGCCATGGGCGGTCAGCCGGGCACCATTCAGATGGAATTGAACGCCACCGACTTCTCGACCGCCCAGCGGGTGGTCGACGCAGTGAACCGCCGCTTTGGCTACAGCACGGCGCAGGCGCTCGATGGCCGGGTGATTCTGCTGCGCACGCCGACCGATCCGTCGGCGCGGGTGCAGTTCCTCGCCCAGCTCGAAAGCATTGAAGTGAAGCCGGACAACTCGGCAGCGCGCGTGATCATCAACGCCCGCACCGGTTCGGTCGTGATGAACCAGAACGTGACGATCCAGCAGTGCGCCGTGGCTCACGGCAACCTGTCGGTGGTGATCGACACGCAAAACAATGTCAGCCAGCCGGCGCCGTTCTCGGGCGGGCAGACGGTGGTGGCCCCGAATTCGCAAATCTCCGTGCAACAGGAGAACAACGCGCTCAAGCTGGTCAAGGCAGGCGCGAACCTCGCCGATGTGGTCAAGGCGCTGAACTCGCTCGGCGCGAGCCCGGCGGACCTGATGTCGATTTTGCAGGCCATGAAGGCCTCGGGCGCGCTGCGCGCCGACCTGGAGATCATCTGA
- the fliQ gene encoding flagellar biosynthesis protein FliQ, giving the protein MTPETVMALAHQAMQVTLLLAGPLLLVALVSGLLVSLFQAATQINEMTLSFIPKLLAVFITLVVAGPWMLNLMVDYMKQLLTGIPGLVS; this is encoded by the coding sequence ATGACGCCGGAAACCGTTATGGCGCTGGCCCATCAGGCCATGCAAGTCACGCTGTTGCTGGCCGGGCCGCTGCTGCTGGTGGCGCTGGTCTCGGGTTTGCTCGTGAGCTTGTTTCAGGCCGCCACGCAGATCAATGAAATGACGTTGTCGTTCATTCCGAAGCTGCTGGCCGTGTTCATCACGCTGGTCGTGGCCGGCCCGTGGATGCTCAACCTCATGGTCGACTACATGAAGCAGTTGCTCACCGGCATTCCCGGTCTCGTCAGCTAA
- the flgL gene encoding flagellar hook-associated protein FlgL, which yields MRISTNMIYDQGLRAMSQNTSDLLNTQQQLSSGLRVTTPSDDPVASAQAVAVSQNNDMNSQYSANRASATTQLQLEDSTFGSIINTLQHVMSQVVTAGNPSLNDSDRNTIATDLQSSFQQLLSLANTTDANGQYLFSGFQGNSAAYVTSATGASYAGDAGVRYVQVSPNRQIAINDIGSSIFQSIQPGTAGALITGNSTNQGSATYKPVSTTDVTNPGATHQYQITFAVDSTTTPPTTTYTVKDQTDTTVPDVTGAYTAGQPITFGGKSVTFNGAPANGDNYQVQPANKGSTNVFDNLQALINTLKTPLSSAGQAGQSNLSNALTTFSEMFSNTYDNVTTVRTTVGSRMNELSSLNNIGDSNSLNYQSQLADLLQVDWNSSATKFAQLQAALQASQQSFLQTQKLSLFSLL from the coding sequence ATGCGAATCAGCACCAACATGATTTACGATCAGGGCCTGCGCGCAATGAGCCAGAACACCTCTGATCTGCTCAACACGCAGCAGCAGCTCTCGTCGGGCCTGCGCGTGACCACGCCCAGCGATGACCCGGTGGCATCGGCGCAGGCCGTGGCCGTGTCGCAAAACAACGACATGAACTCGCAGTACTCGGCGAACCGCGCCTCGGCGACGACGCAGTTGCAACTCGAAGACTCGACCTTCGGCAGCATCATCAACACGCTGCAACACGTGATGTCGCAAGTCGTGACGGCCGGTAACCCGTCGCTCAACGACAGCGACCGCAACACGATCGCCACCGACCTGCAATCGAGCTTCCAGCAACTGCTCTCGCTCGCGAACACGACCGATGCCAACGGTCAGTACCTGTTCTCGGGCTTTCAGGGCAACTCGGCGGCGTATGTCACGTCGGCCACGGGGGCGTCGTACGCGGGTGACGCTGGCGTGCGCTACGTGCAGGTCAGCCCGAATCGTCAAATCGCGATCAACGACATCGGTTCGAGCATTTTCCAGAGCATTCAGCCGGGCACGGCTGGCGCGCTGATCACCGGCAACAGCACCAATCAGGGCTCGGCCACGTACAAGCCGGTTTCGACGACCGACGTGACCAACCCGGGCGCGACCCATCAGTATCAGATCACTTTCGCCGTGGACAGCACGACCACGCCGCCGACGACGACGTACACCGTCAAGGATCAGACCGACACGACGGTGCCTGACGTGACGGGGGCGTACACCGCCGGTCAGCCGATCACGTTCGGCGGCAAGTCGGTGACCTTCAACGGCGCACCGGCCAATGGCGACAACTATCAGGTGCAACCGGCGAACAAGGGCAGCACCAACGTGTTCGACAACCTGCAAGCGCTGATCAACACGCTCAAGACGCCGCTCAGCAGCGCGGGTCAGGCGGGGCAGTCGAACCTGTCGAACGCGCTGACCACGTTCAGCGAGATGTTCAGCAACACGTACGACAACGTCACGACGGTGCGCACGACGGTGGGCTCGCGCATGAACGAGCTGTCGTCGCTGAACAATATCGGCGACAGCAATTCGCTGAACTACCAGTCGCAGCTGGCTGACCTGCTGCAAGTCGACTGGAATTCGTCGGCGACCAAGTTCGCGCAGTTGCAGGCGGCGTTGCAGGCATCGCAACAGAGCTTCCTTCAGACGCAGAAGCTCTCGTTGTTCAGCTTGCTGTAA
- the fliN gene encoding flagellar motor switch protein FliN, which translates to MSDTPQTPGDDAQAMADEWASAMAEQTAAEPAPAAAAPAAAPVFQPLAATAGNPAGATHNDIDLILDIPVQMTVELGRTKIAIKNLLQLAQGSVVELDGMAGEPMDVLVNGCLIAQGEVVVVNDKFGIRLTDIITPSERIRKLNR; encoded by the coding sequence ATGAGCGATACCCCTCAAACGCCCGGTGACGACGCCCAGGCCATGGCGGACGAGTGGGCCAGTGCCATGGCGGAGCAGACCGCGGCCGAGCCGGCACCCGCCGCCGCAGCGCCGGCAGCCGCGCCCGTGTTCCAGCCGCTTGCAGCGACCGCCGGCAACCCGGCAGGCGCCACGCATAACGACATCGATCTGATTCTCGACATCCCGGTGCAGATGACCGTGGAGCTGGGCCGCACGAAGATCGCCATCAAGAACCTGCTGCAACTGGCACAAGGCTCGGTGGTGGAACTCGACGGCATGGCCGGTGAGCCGATGGATGTGCTGGTCAACGGCTGCCTCATCGCGCAAGGCGAAGTGGTGGTCGTGAACGACAAGTTCGGCATTCGCCTGACTGATATCATCACGCCATCCGAACGCATCCGTAAGCTCAACCGATGA